From a single Diceros bicornis minor isolate mBicDic1 chromosome 6, mDicBic1.mat.cur, whole genome shotgun sequence genomic region:
- the LOC131406876 gene encoding uncharacterized protein LOC131406876 has protein sequence MGPRAPAAAGSAQARPRRPHANRLPAPTPLPPRARRAASCAPGPRARCCRCRPPPACAPAAPASSGRPPAAGPRAAFRGRAGRRRAAFRHSGRPGAPRSSAAAPRVRAARCTCSSAGPQPTLGQHSRGETNPSAARRASGPARRAPAAASQTPASCAAASASPAGAHGLRAGAAEPPRRGARQPQRIRNRSWAPRPLTPGEVKRGTASGMPGDAHPGRRRLQAGSGGRAGAVCAEPARTGWAVGGVAPPTNT, from the exons ATGGGGCCGCGGGCTCCGGCGGCGGCGGGCTCGGCGCAGGCACGGCCGCGGCGGCCGCATGCAAATCGGCTCCCTGCCCCCACGCCCCTCCCCCCGAgag CCCGCCGAGCGGCCTCCTGCGCGCCGGGGCCCCGCGCCCGCTGCTGCCGCTGCCGCCCGCCGCCTGCCTGCGCCCCAGCCGCGCCGGCATCCTCGGGGCGCCCGCCCGCCGCTGGGCCTCGCGCCGCCTTCAGGGGCCGCGCCGGGCGCCGGAGAGCCGCATTCCGACACAGCGGTCGGCCCGGCGCGCCGCGCTCCTCCGCGGCCGCTCCGCGCGTCCGGGCGGCGAGGTGCACCTGTTCTTCAGCCGGCCCGCAGCCAACCCTCGGCCAGCACTCCCGGGGAGAAACCAATCCGAGCGCAGCGCGGAGGGCGAGCGGCCCGGCTCGCCGCGCTCCCGCCGCCGCGAGTCAAACTCCGGCGAGCTGCGCCGCCGCCAGCGCCAGCCCGGCCGGGGCGCACGGGCTCCGCGCGGGTGCTGCCGAGCCGCCTCGGAGGGGTGCCAGGCAGCCGCAGAGGATTCGCAACCGCTCCTGGGCGCCGCGCCCGCTCACGCCTGGGGAGGTGAAGCGGGGGACCGCGTCGGGGATGCCGGGCGACGCGCACCCCGGCCGGAGGCGGCTCCAGGCGGGCTCTGGCGGCCGCGCGGGCGCGGTGTGTGCAGAGCCGGCGCGGACGGGCTGGGCTGTAGGCGGAGTAGCGCCTCCCACCAACACCTAA